The following are encoded together in the Effusibacillus lacus genome:
- a CDS encoding Gfo/Idh/MocA family protein encodes MNKVKAGMIGTGFSATSQLEQLRRLNHVEVVAIAASSKEKALEKANQFGIRKAYGDYNELINDPEVEVIHNCTPNHLHFPINKAVLLAGKHLLSEKPLAMNSDESAELNELAKKSSGVSGVCFNYRHYPLVAQAREAVAGGEYGKPNLVYGGYVQDWLLYDTDYNWRLNPEHNGASRAIADIGSHWCDTVQHVLGKKIVEVFADLKTVHPVRRKPKDHLTTFSTSKEAERVDVKITTEDYGSVLVHFEDGVHGVFTVSQVSAGRKNRLYFEIAAEKATLAWDQEEPNRLWIGQRDEPNRELVRDASLLSPQAAKLVHYPGGHQEGWPDGLKNLFLDFYGAVMRRKTGTEQETVSSFATFDDGHRIMRLIDAILESHRAKKWIQIY; translated from the coding sequence ATGAACAAAGTAAAAGCAGGAATGATCGGAACGGGATTTTCCGCCACATCCCAATTGGAACAGTTACGACGTCTCAATCATGTTGAGGTGGTCGCCATCGCTGCCAGCAGCAAAGAGAAAGCGCTGGAAAAAGCCAACCAGTTTGGCATACGAAAAGCGTATGGTGATTATAACGAATTGATCAACGATCCCGAAGTCGAGGTGATCCACAACTGCACGCCGAATCATCTCCACTTCCCTATTAACAAGGCCGTGTTGTTGGCGGGAAAACACCTGTTATCGGAAAAGCCGCTGGCAATGAACAGTGACGAATCAGCCGAATTAAACGAATTGGCCAAAAAGAGTTCGGGCGTCAGCGGAGTCTGTTTTAACTACCGCCACTATCCCCTTGTTGCGCAGGCCAGGGAAGCTGTTGCCGGCGGTGAATATGGAAAGCCGAATCTGGTCTACGGCGGGTACGTTCAGGACTGGCTGTTGTACGACACTGATTATAACTGGCGCTTGAATCCCGAACACAATGGGGCTTCCCGGGCGATTGCCGATATCGGATCGCATTGGTGCGACACGGTTCAGCATGTGCTGGGGAAAAAGATTGTGGAAGTGTTTGCCGATTTGAAAACCGTGCATCCTGTTCGGCGCAAGCCCAAAGACCATTTGACCACGTTTTCGACAAGCAAAGAAGCGGAACGGGTAGATGTCAAGATCACAACGGAAGATTACGGGAGTGTTCTGGTTCATTTTGAAGATGGTGTTCACGGAGTGTTCACTGTATCACAGGTAAGTGCCGGTCGCAAAAATCGATTGTATTTCGAAATTGCGGCAGAAAAAGCAACATTGGCCTGGGATCAGGAAGAACCCAACCGACTCTGGATCGGTCAGCGTGACGAGCCGAACCGGGAACTCGTGAGAGATGCTTCGCTTCTGTCGCCGCAAGCCGCCAAACTCGTTCATTATCCTGGCGGACACCAGGAAGGTTGGCCGGACGGGTTAAAGAATCTTTTTCTTGATTTTTACGGAGCGGTGATGAGAAGGAAGACAGGTACCGAACAGGAAACGGTTTCTTCTTTTGCTACTTTTGACGATGGACACCGCATTATGCGATTAATAGATGCTATTTTGGAGAGCCACCGCGCTAAGAAGTGGATTCAGATCTATTAG